ACCGATCGCACCTCGGACGAGGCCCGCGAAGCCGGCGCCGAGCGCGTCATCCGGCATCCAGCCAATCGTGGCGTGGGCGCGGGAATTCGTACCGGGCTGCTGGCTGCGAAGGGGGAGGGCTTCCGCTACGCGGCGATTCTCTCGGGTGACGATCAGCACGAGCCCGACGAGCTGCCGCGCGTGCTCCAGCCGCTGTTCGACGACGAAGCCGACCTGGTGCAGGGCTCGCGCTGGCTGCCGGGCGGGGCCACGCCCGGCATCCCGCCGTCGCGGCGTTGGCTCACGCGCATCTATCCGATACTGTTCCGCATCGCCAGCGGCTACCCGTGCACCGACGGAACGAACGGCTTTCGCGCATTTCGGCTCTCGATCCTCGACGATCCGCGCATCCGTCTCGAGCAAAGCTGGCTGGATCGCTACGAGCTCGAGCCTTATCTGTTGTTCCAGGCAGTGCGCTGCGGCTACCGCGTCCGTGAAGTGCCGGTGACCGTGCGCTATCATTCCCGAGGCACTACCAAGATGAAGATCTTTCGTGACGGCTGGCGAATTCTCCGGCCGTTGATCTATCTGCGCATGGGATGGCGGAAATGACGCCTCGCGACCAGTCGATGAACGCGCTGAAAGATCGGCGGGTGCTGGTGACCGGCGGCGCGGGCTTCGTCGGCAGCGCCCTGGTCAGGCGCCTGATCGCGATCGGGGCGCAGGTCACGGTGCTCGACGATCTGTTCACCGGGCGGCGCGAGAATCTTCCCGCGGATGGGCTCACGTTCTATCAGGGCTCGGTCTGCGATCTGCCGCTGGTCGAGCACGCCGTGGGCGAGGCCGAGGTGGTGTTCCACTGCGCCGCGCGAAACATCGTCATCTCGACGAAAGACCCGCGCCAGGACTACGAGACCAACATTGGTGGCACTCTCAACGTGCTGCTGGCGGCGCGCGCGACGGGGCCCAAGCGCGTGGTGTACACGTCGTCGACGTCGGTGTACGGCAATCCCCGATATCTTCCGATCAACGAGGACGATCGGCTTTCGTTGCTGACGCCCTACTCGGTCTCGAAGCTCGCGGGCGAGAACTACTGCATGGCGTTCTACGAGTCGTACGGCCTGCCGACGACGGCGGTGCGATATTCGAACATCTTCGGCCCCGGCCAGGATCCCGACAATCCCTACTGCGGCGTGGTCGCCAAGTTCGCCGACTCGCTGTTCGCGGGGAAGCCCCCCGTGATCCACGGTGACGGCAATCAGACCCGCGACTTCACCTACATCGACGACGCCGTCGAGGCGACGCTCCTCGCCGCGACCTCGGATCGCTCGATCGGCGAGGTGTTCAACGTCGGCACCGGCGTCGAAACGCGCGTCAACGAGCTGGCGGCGATCCTGATCCGGCTCGTGGGCGCAAAGGTCGAGCCCGTGCATAGCGATCGCCGCGACGTGGACAACATTCGTCGTCGCGTGGTGAACATCGAGAAGACCCGGCGCGCCCTGCGCTGGGTGCCCGAGGTGACGCTCGAGGAAGGCCTGCGCCGCACCGTCGAGTGGCAGCGCACCAGCAGCCTCAGGGCGCGGGGAGTGGCGGCGAGGAACTGAGTCGAGCGCCGCGGGCGCGGCGCTCGATCGAGCCGGCTCACTTCGGCCACAGCCAGCCGAACGTTCCTCCGGTCAGCATCCCGAAGATCAATCCGTCGAAGGTGTGGCGGAGCGTGGTGGCCCACGATTTCTGGTACCAGATCGAGTTCGGGAACTGGCCCAGCGAGTAGGCGACGAACGCCACCGTGCCGGCGATCTGGAACACGCGCAGATAGGCCGCACCAGGCGGCAGCGCGCGACCCGCAATGTAGGCCGTGAACACGCCGACCAGCACGCAGAACAGGAACCATTGCGTCATGCTCTTGCCCATTTGGAACATGCCGTTGGGCATCACCGTCGCCACCATCACCGGGCCCTTCTCGAGCTTGGCCTTGAACTCGGGGGTGCGCATGGCCTCCGTGCTGCCGGCCCGCGGCACCATGTAGTCGCCCGGCGGAATCTCGAACTTCCGCAGCGCCTCCATGACCTCGTCCTGCCGTGGAAGCATCCGATAGTCGCCGCCGTGATACTTGAGAAACATGTGGATGAGCGAGCTGGCGATGAACACGAGGACCGACGACAGCAGAATCGGGAGCAGCAACGCCATCAGGGAAACCATCGCGACCTCCTTCAACCGGCGATACGGGGGATCGGATTGGACCGCACCCTTCGAGCCATCACGAAGTACCGGGAAATGGTCTTCATGATCTTCATCTTGCTCGCGCCCTCCTTGAGATCGTAGCGCAACACCAGCGGCGCCTCGGTCACCTTCGCGCCGCCGCGCCCGAGCTTCACCAGCAGCTCGGCCATGCAGACGAACCCGACCTCCTCGATCATTCGATCGCCCCACGCGGCGAACGCGCGCTTGAGCATCGAAGCGCGATAGAGCCGATAGCCGCAGGTGTAGTCCCGCGCACCCTTCACGCGAGCCACCACCGACAGCAGGAAACTGGCCCCCCGCGACAGCACCTTGCGGAGCGCGGTCAGGCCGACCTCGTCGCCACCGGCCACGTAGCGGGAGGCGATCACGATGTCGGCGTGCTCGCGCTCGAGCGTCTCCCACATGCGCGGCAGCAGAGCGGGATCGTGCGTGTTGTCGGCGTCCATGGTCGCGATCAGGTCATCGGGCGCGCAGCGCTGGAGCGCGCCGGTGAGCCCGGTGCGCAGCCCGGCGCCGAGATTGCGGTTGACGCCGTGGGGAATGACCTCCAGGTCGAGCCGTCCCTTGAAACGCTCGGCGGCGGCGATGGTGCCATCGGTGCTGCCGTCGTCCACCACCAGCACCCGCAGCTTCGCGCCGCGTTCCGCCAGCACCGGCGCGAGCGTGACGAAGCGCTCGAGCAGCTGTGGCAGCGAGCGCTCCTCGTTGTAGGCGGGCAGCGCCATCCAGATCGAGATCGTGCCGCGACCGGCCTCGGCCGGAGCGCGCCCAGGCTCGCTCACTGCTTTCCGCCGCGCACGCGTTCGACCAGGGCCGCCATCGCCCGCACCGACTCGAGATTGTCCGGCACGACTTCTTGATCGGGAATCTTCACCTCGAAATTCTCTTCGCAGAACGTGACGACCTTGAGGATCGAGAGCGAATCCAGCAGGCCTTTCTCGATCAGGTTCTCGTCGAGCGAGAGCTCGCGCAGCTCGCGATCGTAGAGGACGTCCTGGATCAGGAAGTCGCGGATGCGGGATTCGGTCGGGGTCGGGCTGGTCATGCCTCATCCTTTCGTGCAGTCGCCTCGCCGGCCGCGAGCGCGGCGCGATCCACCTTGCCGCTCGTGGTGCGGGGCAGGGATTCTCGGAAGCCGATTTCCTCGGGAACCATGTACCGGGGAAGGGTGCGCGCGCAATGGTCCCGCAGCGCGGCCGCGGACGGACCCGCTCCGGCCCCGGCATCGTGTTTCAGCACGATCACGGCCTTCAAGCGATTGCCGATCTCGGGATCGGGAATCGGCAGCACCACCGCTTCGGCCACCAAAGCGTGCGCATGGAGCGCGCCTTCGATCTCGGCCAGCTCGACGCGATAGCCGCGGGTCTTCACCTGATGGTCGCGCCGCCCATGAAACATGAGCACGCCGTCGTCGTTCCAGCGCACCCGGTCGCCGGTGCGATAGGCGCGTCGCGTGCGGCCGTCGAGCGGGAGGTCGCGCAGGGTCTGCCGCGTGCGCGCGTCGTCTCCCCAGTACCCGCGCATCACGCTCGCCCCCGACACCCATAGCTCGCCGATCTCGCCGCGCGGCGTCTCGCGCAGCTCGTCGTCGAGCAGCCATGCCTGATCGCCCGAGCAAGGCACCCCGATCGGCAGCGGCGAATCGTCGCGCGGTGGCGACTTCACCTCGTGCCAGGTGCAGACGTTGGTCTCGGTCGGTCCGTAGAGGTTGGCGAAGCGCGCGCGCGGCACCAGCTCCATCCACTGGCGGAGCAGCGGCACCGGCATCACCTCGCCCGCGAACAGCAGCACCCGCAGCGCCGAAAGATCGCGGCTCGCGATCTGCCCGTGGCGCAACAGCAGCGCGAGCGCGCTCGGCGTCTCGTAGATCACGGTGAGCCTCGAACCGGCGTAGAGATTCGCGATCGCCGCCGGGAACGCGGCGGCGCGCGCCGGCACCGGAAAGACCGCGGCGCCCGCCAGCGCGGAGGCGAACAGATCGAAGGTCGAGAGGTCGAAATGAAACGGCGCGTGATTCGACACGCGATCGCGTTCGCTCATTTCGAAGCTGGCTGCCGCCCACTCCACGAACGCCAGCGCGCTGGCGTGGGTGTGCACTACGCCCTTGGGCACGCCGGTCGAGCCCGACGTGTAGAGGATGTAGGCGAGGTCATCCGCGCCCGGAGGGTCGTCGAGCGGCGCGTCGGATTCGGATTCCAGCTCGCGCCACTCGATCAGTCGCGGGGTCGCGCTCGCCGCGGTGGCCGGCGCGGCGCCCGTCACCCACAGCCCGCGCAGGGAATCGAGCTCGCGCACCGATTCGCCCGCGGCCGCGAGCCGGTCCGGGCTCGTGACCAGCGCGGCGAGTCCGGCGTCGCGCGCGATGGTGGCGAGCCGCGCCGGTGGCGCCCCGGGATCGATCGGCACGTAGGCCGCGCCGGCCTCGAGCGCTCCCCACAGCGCGGCGATCGCGGCGTGCGACTTGTGGAGCCACAGCCCGACGCGATCGCCCCGGGTCACGCCACGCCCGCGCAGCGATCGTGCGATGCGATTCGCCTGCGACGCGAGTGCCGCGTAGGAAAGGCTCGCGCCCTCCAGCACCACCGCGTCGCGGCCGCCGTGCCGTGCGGCCGAATCGCGCAGCAGCGAGCCCAGATTCCTCCTCATGCGCGTTCGCGGCCTCGACCGGTCATGGGCCGGCTAGAGCCCGAGGCAGCGGGCGATGATCTTGCGCTGCATCTCCGAGGTGCCGGAGTAGAGCGTGCCCGAGAGCGCGTCGCGCACCTCGCGCTCGATCGGGAATTCGCGCATGTAGCCGTAGCCGCCGTGGAGCTGCAGCGCGTCGAGTGCCGCGCGGACGTGGGTCTCGCTCACGAACAGCTTGGCGACCGCCGACTCCAGTACCGTGCTCCGGCCTTCGCCCTGCATCCAGCCGACGCGATAGAGCAGGAAGCGGCCGGCGTCGATCGCCACCTTCATGTCGGCGAGCCGGTCGGCCACCGATTCGAACTTGGCGATCGGCTGGCCGAACTGGCGCCGCGCCTTCGCGTATTTCACGCAGTCGTCGAGCAGCCGGTCCATCGAGCCGAGGTGCGCCGCGAAGATGCAGGCCCGTTCCCATTCCATCGCCGAGTTGAACACCGCCATGCCGGCGCCTTCCGGGCCGAGCCGCGCGCTCTCGGGCACGACACACTCGTCGAAGATCACCTCGCCCATCGGCGAGGTGCGCAGCCCCATCTTGTGGATCGGCTCGCCGAAGGTGAGGCCCCTGGTTCCGCGCGGCACCAGGAACGACGTCAGGGCCTTCGATTTCCCTTCCGCGGAGCGATCGAGATAGGCGAACGCCACCGCCACGTCGGCGACCGGCGCGTTGGTGCTGAAGGTTTTGGTGCCGTTGAGGACGTAGCCCGGTTGCGATCCGCTCGCGCGGGTCGCGCGCGCCGCCAGCGAGAACACGTCGGAGCCCGCGTTGGGTTCGGTGATGGCGTGCGCGCCGATCGCCTGGCCCGAGACCAGGCGCGGCAGCCACTCGCGCTTCTGCGCCTCGCTGCCGTAGGCCACCAGCGGCATCTGGCACGCCCACATCTGAGCGTTGAGGCTGAACACCAGGCCGTTGTCGCGGCAGCCCTTCCCCAGCGCTTCCATGGCGATGATGGTGGTGAGCAGGTCGCGACCCTGGCCGCCGTATTCGACCGGCACGGGCAGCCCGAGCAACCCGAACTCGGCGGCCAGCTTCCAGGCCTCGCGATCGAAGCCGTCGGCGGCGTCGAGCGCGGCGACGTCGCGGTTCAGCTGCTCGCGAGCGAACTCGAGCGTGGCATCGTAGAGTTCGCGCTGCTCGGCGCTGAACTCGAAGTTCATGACCGTGCCTCCACCGCCCGCGCAGCGGGATGGAGCGCCAGCACCCACTGGAGCACGCGCTCGACGATCTCCTTCTGGCGATCCATGCGGTTGAAGCCGTCGTGCACGCTTCCCGGCCAGATCTCGACCTCGAGCCGCTCGCGCGTTCGGGCGTCGAGTCGCGGCCACAGTCGTTCGAGCGCGCCCTGGAAGGTGAGGAATTCCTGATCGGCTTCGCCGTAGAGGAACAGGGCGCGGGTGGTGGAGCGCGCCAGCGCCTCGAACGCGCCCACGAAATTGGGATCGAGCGCCGGGCCCTGCGAGGGGGCGCCGGGCTCGGCGCTCGATCGCCCGAGGCCGCGCAGCCGCGACTCGACGTTTCTCCACAATTCGGGATCGGCGAGGCGCTTCCAGTTGTCGCGGTTCTGCATGGCCTGCCAGACTCCTTCCCATTTGCCGCGCGAGTTGCGCAACTCGCGCATGGTGTCGAGCGACATCACCGGCGCCGAAACGAACGCAATGCCGTGGACCCAATCGGGCTCGGCCAGCATCGCCGAAAGGGCGGTGCGCGCGTCGAAGCAGCTCCCGGTCAACACGAAGCGCTCGGCGATGCCGGAGTCGCGCAGTGTACGCAAGATCGCCATCAGATCCGACTGATTGGGTGTCGAGGGATCAAGGAAGCCGTTCACCCCGCTGCTGTCGCCGTTCCCGTGGTAGTCGAAGCGGCAGGCGGCGAAGCCCCGCGCGGCCAGCCAGCGGGCGCCCCGCACCCAGTCGCGGTTACGGTGCGAGCGCGGGCGTGTGAGATGCACCGCCGCCAGGCCCGCGGGTGGCGCGCCCGGCGCGGGAGGGGTCACGATCGCGACCAGGTCGCCGTCGGGCGCGCGCACGATTCGCGGCTGCTCGGCGCGAGCGCGCTCGCGTTCCTCCGCCGTTTCAGCCCAGGGCACGGATCCACTCGGTGGTGAAGTTCACGAGCTCCGGGCTTTCCCAGGCCGGATTCTGAAGGAAAGGCCAGCCGACGTCGGCGCGCACTTCGCGCACCTCGACCTCGCAGCCACGGGCGCGCAGCGTCTCCGCCAGCTCCTGATGGGAACGGGCGAGCGTGCGGCGCGGATCGATCTGGACGATCAGCGCCGGCCCGCGAAAGCCCGCCAGCCGATCGGCCAACGGCCGATCGGCACTCGCAACCAGCGCGCGGTGCAGGTAGTAGCCGAGCACGTCGACGCGTCCCTCCCGCTCGAGCGTGCTCAACATTTCGTCGACCGTGAGCCTCGCTCGTTCCCCCTGGGCGACCTGCGAGAACAACACGCCGCGCAGGAGCGAGCGGAAGTAGTCGGACGGTGCTTCCACCGGTTCCCACAGCGCGAGCGCCTTGAATCGCTCGCCCTCGGCGACCACCCGTGCCAGCGCCAGCGCGCCGAGCCGGATCCCGACCGCCACGACTTCCGGGGCGCCGCTCTTCCGGCGCAGCTCGGCGAGCACCCCGCGGATGTCGTCGGCGAAGCTCCCCAGGGTGAGATCCGCCGAGTCGCCGCCGGAGTCGCCCTGGCCACGTGGGTGGAAGCGAATCGTGGCGATTCCGTGGCGGGCGAGCGCTCGGGCCAGCTCCACTTCGCTGCGGTAGCCGGTGAGCTGCTCCACGCCCAGGCCGGGCACGATCAGAGCCGCGATTCCGGCCGCCGGCACCGGTCGAGCCGGGTGGTAGACCGAGTAGAGTGGGCAGCCCCCGAGGTCGAGAAAAGCCGGGATCTCCCCGTTCAAGGCGGGTTCGGCGGGTGCCGCGGGACTGCCGGGTCCGAACAGGGGCGTCACGGGTGGGAAACCGGGGGGCGAGGGGGGAGGAGAAGACGAGGAGACACGACCCCAAAATCCTATCGAGACCCGCTCCGGCGCGTCAATCCAACCCCCGATCGTCAAATGTCTTGATTCCGCTGTCATGGGCTTGATAGGCTGATTCCCGTCCCCGGAGCCCCGCGCTCTCAATCGCCGACCTGGAGGATGGCCCGCATCGCGAATTGATAACTGGGTTTGAGTTGTAGTTGGTCGAGCGAACATCTTCGGCCGCCCCCGAGAGGTCGGTCGCCAGCCAAGCATCAGAGGATCTGACACCTTGCTGTTTCCCCCGCTGTTCGTGCTCGATATGTCCAGGACCCAGTCCACGCGGACCATGCTCGTGCCTTAGCCCGGAAGACCTCCCGCCAGGTTTTCCGGTTTTTCTTTTTTGGGTGGGCGAAACAACCGAGAGCGGCATCATGCACCCTGACAGCTTCGCAACCCCCAGCGTTGTCGTCATCGGCAATACCTCCCGGCCCGTCAGCAGCGTTGGAGGCGATCCGGGATTCCGCCCCACGACCGCCAGCGTCACTTCCGTCCCCGGAATGGAACCCGGAATGGAATCGGTTTCGTCGGGCGTGGGTTCGATTCCGCAAGCGTCCACGCTCGCGGGCGCCTCGGCCGCGCCCGGGCACGAGTCACACCTGGGGCTCAACGGCAATGGCAACGGGAATGGCCTCTCGGTGAGCGCGCTCTCGCACTGGTCCCCGCCGGTTTCGGCCTCCGCCGGCGGCGGCACTCTGGTCTCGTCGCCGCCGGTGCTGGCCGCCCCGCTCGAGGATCGCGGCTTGTATCTGCGCTTCGGCAAGCGGTTGCTCGACGTGATCGGCGCCACCGTCGCACTGGTGGCCAACTCGCCGCTGCTGCTCCTCGCGATCATCGCGATCAAGCTCGAATCGCCGGGCCCGGTGCTCTACCGATCGAAGCGCATCGGACGAAACGGGAGGCCCTTCACGTTCCTGAAGCTGCGCTCGATGGTGGACGGCGCGGATCGTGGCCGTCACCACATCGCCCATCTGAACGAGGCCGAGGGTCCGATCTTCAAGATCATGAACGACCCGCGTGTTACCCGGGTCGGACGCATCCTGCGCATCACTTCCATCGACGAGATTCCGCAATTCCTCAACGTGTTGCGCGGCGAGATGAGCCTGGTGGGCCCGAGACCGCCGCTGCCCAACGAAGTGGCACAGTACGAGCCGTGGCAGCTCCACCGGCTCGACGTGTTGCCGGGCCTCACCTGTCTGTGGCAGATCAGCGGGCGCAGCCGCATCGGCTTCAACGAGTGGATGCGCCTGGACCTCGAGTACATCAAGCATCGATCCCTCGGATTGGACGTGAAGATCCTCCTTCGAACGATACCGGCCGTACTCTCGCGGGACGGGGCTTACTGAGGGACGCGCCCACGCGGCCCCCGCGCCTCGAACCGACCCCACCAGATCCCGCAATCACTTCCTCCGAGCCCGACCCCGCCGCCGATTCGGCGGTGATCTGGAACATCGTCGCCGCCGCTCTGGTGGGGGCGCTGCTCCGCTTTTTCCGGCTCGGCCACCCGAGCCTGTGGATCGACGAGGTCTTCACCTGGTACGCCGCCGACATCGGCTCGCGCATGCCGTGGTCCCACGTGATCGAGAACGTGCACGGCCCGCTCTACACCCTGCTGCTGCATGCCTGGGGCGGACTCGCCGGGGACGGCGAGTGGGCGCTGCGCTTCCCGTCGGCGGTGTTCGGCACCGTCACCATCCCTGCGATCGCGTGGCTCTCGGGACGCTGGCTCGGACGATCGGCCGCGGTGCCGGCGGCGTGGCTCGCGGCCGGCTCGCCGTTCCTGGTCTGGTACTCGCAGGAGGCGCGCAACTACTCGATGCTGCTGCCGTGCGTGGCGCTCGGCGCGGTGGCGATGCTCGAGCTGCGCGAGCGGCTGAGCGCGCGCGCCCTGGTCGGCTTCCTTGCCGTTTCGAGCGCCGGGCTGCTCACCAATTTCTCCTATGCGCTGCTGGCGCCGCTCCAGCTCTACTGGTGGCTGGGGACGCGGGGCGACCGCCGGCGACGGCTGCTGCTGCTCGCCGGCGTCGCGCTGCTGATGCTGGTGGTGCTCTACCCGTGGCTGCCGCGGCTGGCCTCGGTCTGGGACTGGAAGCGGCTCGCCCAGAGCGCGGGCGAGCGCCCCGCCGAGGCATTGCGGGGCGGGCCATCGTTCCAGGTCGCCGCCTATCCGTTCACGCTCCACGTGTTCGCGGTCGGCTACACGCTCGGCCCCTCGATTCGCGAGATCCGCACGCTGGGGTCGGGAGCCGCCCTGCGCGCGCACCGGGCCGAGCTGGCGGTGGTGGCGCTGCTGTTCGGCGCGCTCGGAGTGCTCGCCCTGCGGGCCGCCGCCCGCCGCCGCGAGCGGATCGCCGCCCTGATCGCGCTGGTCGCTCCGGCGTTGTTCGTGACTTACGGAGCGATTCAGAACTTCAAGACCTTCCATCCGCGCTACGTCGCGGTGTCGTTTCCCTTCCTGCTCGCGCTGGCGGCGGCGGCGCTCGCCGACGCCCGGCCGCGCCTGCGCGCGATCCTGAGCGCGGGGCTCGCGCTCACCTGGGGCGTGTCGCTCTACCATCTGTACTTCGTGCCGCGCTACGGGAAGGAAGACATGCGTAGCGCGATCGCGAGGGTCAGGAGCGAGGCGCGGCCGGGCGAGAAGATCCTCGCCGCCGGAGCGGACGACGTGCTGTTCTATTACTATCGCGGGCCGCTTCCGATCCAGCGCTACTGGTTGGGCTGGGCGGGCGAGGGCGATCGCATGGAGGCGAAGCTGAACGAAGCGCTGGCCGGCACCCATGGCGTCTGGGTGGTGTGGAGTCGAGGCGAGGATCTCGACCCTTCCGGCCGCTTCCCGCGCTATCTCGATCAACGCTTTCAGGGCGCGGAGAGCCGGCGCTTCGAAGGCGTACGGGTGTGGCACCTGATGGGCGCCGCACCCGACTCACGCTGAGCCGGCAACCGACGGAGATCCAGAATGCGCGTCGTGGTGGTGGGACTGGGCTATGTCGGTTCGGTGTGTTCCGCGTGTCTCGCGAGCCGCGGGGCAAGCGTGGTGGGCGTGGACAGCAACGAGTTCAAGGTCGATCGCATCGAGGCCGGCCTGAGCCCGATCGTCGAGACCGGTCTCGAGCCCATGATCGCCGAGGCCCGCAAGTCCGGGGCGCTGCGTGCCACGACGACGATCGCCGAAGCCATGCCCGGCGCCGACGTGGTGCTGCTGTGCGTCGGCACCCCGAGCGCCGAGGACGGCAGCCTGTCGCTCGAACACGTGAAGCGCGCGGCGCAGGAAGTGGGCGGAGCGCTGCGCACCGCCGGCCGATTCGTCACCGTGGTGATGCGCAGCACCATGCTGCCGGGCAGCGTCGAGGACGAGATCCTGCCGGAGCTGGAGCGCGCCTCGGGGCTCAGGGCCGACGCCGATTTCGGCGTGGCCTACAACCCCGAGTTCCTCCGCGAGGGCTCGGCGGTGGCCGACTTCTTCGGCGCCGAGCTGACGGTGATCGGCGCGCGCGATCCCCGCAGCGCCGAGGCGCTGCGAACGCTCTATCAGGGGATCGGCGAGATCGTGGTGACGCCGGTCCGCACCGCCGAGCTGCTCAAGTACGTCAACAACGCCTATCACGCGCTCAAAGTGACGTTCGCGAACGAAATCGGGCGCCTGTGCAAGCGCGAAGGCATCGACAGCCACGCGGTGATGGAGCTGTTCTGCCGCGACACCCGCCTGAATCTCGGGCGCAGCTACCTCAAGCCGGGCTTCGCGTTCGGGGGCTCGTGCCTGCCCAAGGACCTGCGCGCGTTGAACCATCGAGCCCGGGTGCGCGATCTCGAGCTGCCGGTGGTGCAAGGCATACTTCGTTCGAACGATCGCCACGTCGAGGAAGCCGTGCACCTAGTCGAGCGCCTGAAGCGCCGGCGGATCGGCGTGCTCGGCCTGTCGTTCAAGGCCGGGACCGACGACCTGCGCGAGAG
The Candidatus Sulfotelmatobacter sp. DNA segment above includes these coding regions:
- a CDS encoding glycosyltransferase family 2 protein, with the protein product TDRTSDEAREAGAERVIRHPANRGVGAGIRTGLLAAKGEGFRYAAILSGDDQHEPDELPRVLQPLFDDEADLVQGSRWLPGGATPGIPPSRRWLTRIYPILFRIASGYPCTDGTNGFRAFRLSILDDPRIRLEQSWLDRYELEPYLLFQAVRCGYRVREVPVTVRYHSRGTTKMKIFRDGWRILRPLIYLRMGWRK
- a CDS encoding NAD-dependent epimerase/dehydratase family protein encodes the protein MTPRDQSMNALKDRRVLVTGGAGFVGSALVRRLIAIGAQVTVLDDLFTGRRENLPADGLTFYQGSVCDLPLVEHAVGEAEVVFHCAARNIVISTKDPRQDYETNIGGTLNVLLAARATGPKRVVYTSSTSVYGNPRYLPINEDDRLSLLTPYSVSKLAGENYCMAFYESYGLPTTAVRYSNIFGPGQDPDNPYCGVVAKFADSLFAGKPPVIHGDGNQTRDFTYIDDAVEATLLAATSDRSIGEVFNVGTGVETRVNELAAILIRLVGAKVEPVHSDRRDVDNIRRRVVNIEKTRRALRWVPEVTLEEGLRRTVEWQRTSSLRARGVAARN
- a CDS encoding glycosyltransferase family 2 protein; translated protein: MSEPGRAPAEAGRGTISIWMALPAYNEERSLPQLLERFVTLAPVLAERGAKLRVLVVDDGSTDGTIAAAERFKGRLDLEVIPHGVNRNLGAGLRTGLTGALQRCAPDDLIATMDADNTHDPALLPRMWETLEREHADIVIASRYVAGGDEVGLTALRKVLSRGASFLLSVVARVKGARDYTCGYRLYRASMLKRAFAAWGDRMIEEVGFVCMAELLVKLGRGGAKVTEAPLVLRYDLKEGASKMKIMKTISRYFVMARRVRSNPIPRIAG
- a CDS encoding acyl carrier protein, with amino-acid sequence MTSPTPTESRIRDFLIQDVLYDRELRELSLDENLIEKGLLDSLSILKVVTFCEENFEVKIPDQEVVPDNLESVRAMAALVERVRGGKQ
- a CDS encoding amino acid adenylation domain-containing protein, which encodes MRRNLGSLLRDSAARHGGRDAVVLEGASLSYAALASQANRIARSLRGRGVTRGDRVGLWLHKSHAAIAALWGALEAGAAYVPIDPGAPPARLATIARDAGLAALVTSPDRLAAAGESVRELDSLRGLWVTGAAPATAASATPRLIEWRELESESDAPLDDPPGADDLAYILYTSGSTGVPKGVVHTHASALAFVEWAAASFEMSERDRVSNHAPFHFDLSTFDLFASALAGAAVFPVPARAAAFPAAIANLYAGSRLTVIYETPSALALLLRHGQIASRDLSALRVLLFAGEVMPVPLLRQWMELVPRARFANLYGPTETNVCTWHEVKSPPRDDSPLPIGVPCSGDQAWLLDDELRETPRGEIGELWVSGASVMRGYWGDDARTRQTLRDLPLDGRTRRAYRTGDRVRWNDDGVLMFHGRRDHQVKTRGYRVELAEIEGALHAHALVAEAVVLPIPDPEIGNRLKAVIVLKHDAGAGAGPSAAALRDHCARTLPRYMVPEEIGFRESLPRTTSGKVDRAALAAGEATARKDEA
- a CDS encoding acyl-CoA dehydrogenase family protein — protein: MNFEFSAEQRELYDATLEFAREQLNRDVAALDAADGFDREAWKLAAEFGLLGLPVPVEYGGQGRDLLTTIIAMEALGKGCRDNGLVFSLNAQMWACQMPLVAYGSEAQKREWLPRLVSGQAIGAHAITEPNAGSDVFSLAARATRASGSQPGYVLNGTKTFSTNAPVADVAVAFAYLDRSAEGKSKALTSFLVPRGTRGLTFGEPIHKMGLRTSPMGEVIFDECVVPESARLGPEGAGMAVFNSAMEWERACIFAAHLGSMDRLLDDCVKYAKARRQFGQPIAKFESVADRLADMKVAIDAGRFLLYRVGWMQGEGRSTVLESAVAKLFVSETHVRAALDALQLHGGYGYMREFPIEREVRDALSGTLYSGTSEMQRKIIARCLGL
- a CDS encoding alpha/beta hydrolase; its protein translation is MPWAETAEERERARAEQPRIVRAPDGDLVAIVTPPAPGAPPAGLAAVHLTRPRSHRNRDWVRGARWLAARGFAACRFDYHGNGDSSGVNGFLDPSTPNQSDLMAILRTLRDSGIAERFVLTGSCFDARTALSAMLAEPDWVHGIAFVSAPVMSLDTMRELRNSRGKWEGVWQAMQNRDNWKRLADPELWRNVESRLRGLGRSSAEPGAPSQGPALDPNFVGAFEALARSTTRALFLYGEADQEFLTFQGALERLWPRLDARTRERLEVEIWPGSVHDGFNRMDRQKEIVERVLQWVLALHPAARAVEARS
- a CDS encoding alpha/beta hydrolase; this translates as MTPLFGPGSPAAPAEPALNGEIPAFLDLGGCPLYSVYHPARPVPAAGIAALIVPGLGVEQLTGYRSEVELARALARHGIATIRFHPRGQGDSGGDSADLTLGSFADDIRGVLAELRRKSGAPEVVAVGIRLGALALARVVAEGERFKALALWEPVEAPSDYFRSLLRGVLFSQVAQGERARLTVDEMLSTLEREGRVDVLGYYLHRALVASADRPLADRLAGFRGPALIVQIDPRRTLARSHQELAETLRARGCEVEVREVRADVGWPFLQNPAWESPELVNFTTEWIRALG
- a CDS encoding sugar transferase, which translates into the protein MESVSSGVGSIPQASTLAGASAAPGHESHLGLNGNGNGNGLSVSALSHWSPPVSASAGGGTLVSSPPVLAAPLEDRGLYLRFGKRLLDVIGATVALVANSPLLLLAIIAIKLESPGPVLYRSKRIGRNGRPFTFLKLRSMVDGADRGRHHIAHLNEAEGPIFKIMNDPRVTRVGRILRITSIDEIPQFLNVLRGEMSLVGPRPPLPNEVAQYEPWQLHRLDVLPGLTCLWQISGRSRIGFNEWMRLDLEYIKHRSLGLDVKILLRTIPAVLSRDGAY
- a CDS encoding glycosyltransferase family 39 protein, giving the protein MIWNIVAAALVGALLRFFRLGHPSLWIDEVFTWYAADIGSRMPWSHVIENVHGPLYTLLLHAWGGLAGDGEWALRFPSAVFGTVTIPAIAWLSGRWLGRSAAVPAAWLAAGSPFLVWYSQEARNYSMLLPCVALGAVAMLELRERLSARALVGFLAVSSAGLLTNFSYALLAPLQLYWWLGTRGDRRRRLLLLAGVALLMLVVLYPWLPRLASVWDWKRLAQSAGERPAEALRGGPSFQVAAYPFTLHVFAVGYTLGPSIREIRTLGSGAALRAHRAELAVVALLFGALGVLALRAAARRRERIAALIALVAPALFVTYGAIQNFKTFHPRYVAVSFPFLLALAAAALADARPRLRAILSAGLALTWGVSLYHLYFVPRYGKEDMRSAIARVRSEARPGEKILAAGADDVLFYYYRGPLPIQRYWLGWAGEGDRMEAKLNEALAGTHGVWVVWSRGEDLDPSGRFPRYLDQRFQGAESRRFEGVRVWHLMGAAPDSR